The Candidatus Binatia bacterium genome includes the window GCGTGGCTGCCGGAGGGCGGCCCGGGCGTCGGCGTCAAGCGTCTGCCGACGCACTACGGCGTGCTGCACTACCGGCTGCGCCGCGACGGCCCGAACGCGCTGCTGTTCGAGATCTCGGGCGACCTCGAGGTCCCCGCGGGCGGCATCGTCCTCGACCCGCCGCTGCCGGCTCCGCTCGCCGCGGTGAAGATCGACGGCGCGCCGCAGGACGTGCCGCAGGACGGCGTGGTGGTCGTGCGGCGTCTGCCCGCGGCCGTGCGCCTCGAGTGGACCGAGCCTGCCGCGGGCGCGGCGCAGCCGGGGACGGAGTAGCGACGCCGTGGCCGCACGCGCGAAGCGGACGAGCAAGACGAGCTCGGCGAGTGCCAAGGGCGGCGTGCTCGGCGCTAGCGAGGTCGCGTTCCGCGCCGACGCCGCGGTGCCGCACGCGCGCTTCCTCGGCGACCACGTCTACTCCGTGCTGCTCACCGCGGCGGGGAGCGGCGTCTCGCGCTACCGCGACCGCCAGCTCACGGCGTGGAGCGGCGACCGCACCGAGGACGCGGACGGCTTCTTCGTCTACCTGCGCGACCGCGACGACGGCCGCTTCTGGGCAGCGACGCTGCAGCCGGTCACGGGCGAGCGCGAGGGGGAGATCCGGGCGCACCATGCTCTCGGTCGCGTGACGCTCGAGCGTCGAGCGCACGGCATCGCCTCGCGGCTCGAGGTCTGCGTCGCGCCGGACGAGGGCTTCGAGGTGCGGCGTCTCGTGCTGCGCAACGAGAGCGGCGCGCGGCGCACGATCGAGGTCACGACGTACGCCGAGGTCGTCCTGCACCATTCCGCGGCGCACGCGGCGCACCCGGCCTTCCAGAAGCTCTTCGTGCAGACCGAGCACGACCCGGAGCACGACGTGCTGCTCGTGCGCCGTCGCCCGCGCAGCGCGGACGAGCGTCACCCGTGGCTGCTGCACGCGCTCGTCGGCCCGGGTGAATCCGAGCACGAGACCGACCGCGTGCGCTTCGTCGGCCGCGGCCGCACGCCGGCCGCGCCGCGCGCGCTGTGCACCCGCGAGCCGCTGTCGGGGACGACCGGCAGCGTGCTCGATCCGGTGGTCGCGTTCCGGCGCACGCTCGTTCTCGAGCCGCACGCCGAGGCGACCCTGTACGCCGTCCTCGGCGCGGCGCCCGAGCGCGGCGCGCTGCGTGAGCTCGCAGCCCGGCTCGACACGACGGCGCTTGACGACGCCTTTCTCCGGGCCGCGGCGCGCGAGGAGGAGCTGCTCGCGGCGCTCGGCGTCGACGCGGCGCGCGCCGAGGCCTGGCAGGACCTGCTCGGGCGCGTGCTCTACGATGACCCGTCGCTGCGCGCCGACCCCGAAATCCTGCGCCGCGCGCACGACCTCGCGGCGCTGAACGCGCTCGGCGTCGCGCGCGACGCGCCGTACGCGGTGCTGACGCTCGGGCGCACCGACGACGTCGCGACGCTGCGCGAGCTGCTCGCGGCGCAGGCGTACTGGCGCGCGAAGGGCCACGCGATCGCGCTGGTCGTGCCCTGCGCGAACGCGGAGATCGCCGACGCCGCGCAGGCCGCGCTCGACGAGGCGGCGCGCGCGGCGTCCGATGGGCCAGCGTCGCGGTGGCTCGCCGGTGCGCCCGCGGCGGCGTGCCGGCTGCTGCGCGACAGCGAGCTCACCGCGCAGGCGCGCGACGCGCTGCTCGCCGCGGCGCGGCTCGTCCTGCCGCGTGCCGCCGCGGCGCACGCGCGCGCGCAGCACGACGCCGGCGCGCAGCACGGCGACGTCGCGCCGCACGCCGGCACGACGTCGAGCACAATCCGTGGCGCAGATGCAGGCGCGGACGCCGACGCCTACCGCGCCGCAGCCGCGACGCCCGCGCCGCACGATACGACGCCGCGCGCGCCGTCCGCCGAATCGCCGCCAGCCGACCTCCAGCTCGCGAGCGCGTACGGCGGCTTCTCCGCCGACGGCACCGAGTACGTCCTGCGCCTCGCGCCGGGCGAGCGCCCGCCGATGCCGTGGGTGAACGTCGTCGCGCACCAGCGCTTCGGCTTCCTCGCGAGCGAGAGCGGCGCCGCCTGCACCTGGAGCGGCAACAGCCGCGAGAACCGCTTGACGCCGTGGCGCAACGACCCGGTCGTGGATCCGCACGACGAGGCGCTGTGGGTGCGCGACGAGGACGCGCGCACCTTCTGGTCGCCGCAGCCCGGACCCACGCCGTCCGGCGCGCCGTGCGAGGTACGGCACGGCTTCGGGTACACGGTCTGGCGGCAGACGGCGCACGAGCTCGAGCACGAGGTGACGGCGTTCGTGCCGCGCGACGAGCCCGTCAAGCTCACGCGCGTGCGCCTGACCAACCTCGGCGCGCGCCCGCGGCGTCTGTCGGTCGTGTCCTATGCACGCTTGGTGCTCGGCGTGCTGCCGGAGGAGAGCGGGCGGCTCGTCGTCAGCGAGCTCGACGCGGAGAGCGGCGCGCTCCTCGCGCGCAGCGCGCTGCGGCAGGACTACGGCGACGCCGTCGCGTTCGCCGCGGCGCACGTCGTCGAGGGACGCGCGCAAGCCCTGCACCACACGGCGGATCGCGCGACCTTCCTCGGGCGCAACGGCTCGCCGGCGGCGCCCGAGGCGCTGCGCCGGGCGGCGACGCTCGATGGCGCGAGCGGCGTCGCGCTCGACCCCTGCGCCGCCTGGCAGCTCGTCGTCGAGGTCGCGCCCGGCGCGAGCGTCGAGTGCGTGTTCCTGCTCGGCGAGGCGGCGAGCGTCGACGCGGCGCGCGCGCTCGTCCGCCGTTACGCCGCGCGCGCCGCGGTCGAGGAAGCGCTCGCGGGCGTACGCGCCTTCTGGCGCGAGCTCACCTCCTCGCTGCGCGTCGCGACGCCGTGCGCCGCGCTCGACGTCATGGTCAACGGCTGGCTCCTCTACCAGACGCTGTCCTGCCGGATGTGGGGGCGCACCGCGTTCTACCAGTCGGGTGGCGCATACGGCTTCCGCGATCAGCTGCAGGACTCGGCGGCGTTCTACCTGGGCCGACCGGAGATCTCGCGCGCGCAGCTCCTGCTGCACGCCGCGCACCAGTTCGTCGAGGGCGACGTCCTGCACTGGTGGCATCCGCCGGCGTCGCGCGGCATCCGCACGCGCTTCGCGGACGACCTCTGCTGGCTGCCGTGGCTCACCGCGACCTACGTGCGCGCGACCGGCGATCGCGCGGTGCTCGACGAGCGGGTGTCGTTCGTCGAGGCGCGCGCGCTCGCACCCGGCGAGGAGGAGACCTACCTCGAGCCGACGCGCTCGCGCGAGAGCGCGTCGCTCTACGAGCACTGCTGCCGGGCGCTCGACCGCGGCCTCACGCGCGGCCCGCACGGCCTGCCGCTCTTCGGCACCGGCGACTGGAACGACGGCATGAACCGCGTCGGACGCGAAGGACGCGGCGAGAGCGTGTGGATGGCGTTCTTCCTCTACCGCATCCTCGAGGACTTCACGCCGCTCTGCGACGCGCGCGGCGACCACGAGCGCGCCGCGCGCTATCGCGAGTACCAGGCGTCGCTCGTGCCGGCGCTCGAGCAGCACGCCTGGGACGGCGCCTGGTACCGACGCGCGTACTACGACGACGGCACGCCGCTCGGCTCGGCGAGCAACTCGGAGTGCCGGATCGACGCGCTCGCGCAGGCGTGGGCCGCGCTGTCGGGCGCCGTGCCGCGCGAGCGCGCCGAGCGCGCGCTCGACGCGGTCGAGGAGCTGCTGGTCGACGACGCGATCGGCATCATCCGGCTGCTCGCCCCGCCCTTCGACCGCGACCCGCACGACCCCGGCTACATCAAGGGCTACGTCCCCGGCATCCGCGAGAACGGCGGCCAGTACACGCACGCCGCGCTGTGGGTCGTGCAGGCGATGGCGACGCTCGGACGTCGTGCGCGCGCCGTCGAGCTACTCGAGAAGCTGACGCCCGTGTGGCACGCGCGCGACGCCGCGGCGGTCGCGACCTACCAGGTCGAGCCCTACGTGGTCGCGGCGGACATCTACGGCGTGGCGCCGCACCTCGGGCGCGGCGGCTGGACCTGGTACACCGGCTCGGCCGGCTGGATGTACCGCGTCGCGGTGGAGTCGATCCTCGGCCTCCGCCTCGAGGACGGCGCGACGCTGCTCGTCCGTCCGTGCGTTCCCGACGCGTGGCCGCGCTTCAGCGCCGAGCTCGCGCTCGATGGCGGTCGCGCGCGCTACGCGATCGAGGTGGTGAACGAGCGCGGCGACGCGTCGCGGGTCGTGCGCGCGATGGTCGACGGCGCGCCGGTGGATGTGCTCGACGGCATCGCGCGCATCCCGCTCGCGCGCGACGGCGCGCTCCACCGCGTGCGGGTCGAGCTCGGCGGCTGACGGACTCGGCGGCGGCCGCGCACCGCCGCGCGCCTCGCTACCTCGCGGCGATCACGCTGCCGTCGCCGCGGAACAGGTGCACGGCCGCGGGCGGAACCGCGAGCCGCAGCTCCTGCTCGCGCCGCAGCTCCTGCAGCCCGGGGAGGCGCGCGATCAGACCGGGCGCGTCGCCGTCCGGCGTGCTGCCGGACGCACTGCGCAGGCGCACGTGCGCGAGCGTCTCGTGCCCGAGCCACTCGACGTGCTCGACCGTCGTCGCGAGCACGCTCGCGGAAGGCTCCGCCGCGGGGTCGACGAACGCCTCGGGACGGATGCCGACGGTGAGCTCGCGCGCTGGCTCGCGAGCGACGAGGGCCGCGAGCTCCGGCGGCGGCGCGATCTCCTGCCCCGCGACGTCGAGGACGATGCGGTCGCCGTCGCGCGCGCGCACCGTCGCCGCGAGCAGGTTCATCGGCGGGTTGCCGATGAAGCCGGCGACGAACGCGTCCGCCGGACGCTCGTAGAGCTCGCGCGGGGGTGCGACCTGCAGCAGCTTGCCGGCGCGCAGCACCGCGACCCGCTGCCCGAGCGTCATCGCCTCGGTCTGGTCGTGCGTCACGTAGAGCATGGTGGTCGCGAGGCGGCGCTGCAGCTCGGCGATCTCGGCGCGCACCTCGACGCGCAGCTTCGCGTCGAGGTTCGAGAGCGGCTCGTCGAGCAGAAACACCGTCGGCTCGCGCACCAGCGCGCGTCCCATCGCGACCCGCTGCTGCTGACCGCCCGAGAGCTGACGCGGCAGGCGGTCGAGCACCGCGCCGATGTCGAGCACGTCCGCGACCCAGGCGATGCGCTTCGCGATCTCCGCGCGCGAGAGCCCGCGCATGCGCAGCGGGAACTCGAGGTTCCCGCGCACCGTCTTGTGCGGATAGAGCGCGTAGTCCTGGAACACCATCGCGACGTTGCGCTCGCGCGGCGTCAGATCGTTCGCGACCTTGCCGCCGATGCGCAGCGTGCCGCGCGTCGGCCGCTCGAGCCCTGCGACGAGACGCAGCAGCGTCGACTTGCCGCAGCCCGACGGCCCGACCAGCACGACCAGCTCGCCGTCCGCGATCTCGAGGTCGAGGTCGACGATCGCGCGCGCGCCGTTCGGGTAGGTCTTGTCGACGTGCTCGAACGCGACGCTCGCCATTCGACGCGATCTCGCGCGCTCAGAAGTAGGACTCGTCGGCGATCAGCGGCAGGACGCGCTGCACGATCGGGTCGGAGGCGAAGTGCTTCTGCACGGCGCCGCCCGTCAGGTGATTGACGAGCGCGACGAACAGCATCGACTGGTCGACCGCGAGGTAGCGGTAGGCGACCTCGCGCGACACCGGGTCGACCGCGTCGTAGAGGCCGTACTCGCCGTACATCGGGAACTCGTCGGCGAAGCGGCGCAGCGCGGCGGCGGCCTCCTTGGGACGCACGGCGAGGGCGAGCGCCGCAGCGTGCGGGGTCAGCGCGCCGACGCGGTAGCCGCGCACGCCGAGCACCGGCACGCCGTACTCGAGGTAGCCTTCCGAGCCCGGCATCGCGCTCGGCGAGATGCCCCACGTCGGATAGCCGAGCTCGCGCGCCGCGTAGCGCTCCTGCACCGCCGCGTGCACGCGCCCGTTCTCGCCGAGCCCGCGCGGCGCGTAGCGCATCTCGTCGAGCACGAGCGTCGGCATCAGCGCCTCGAACATGCTGCCGCCCCACGACGGCACGTAGCGGTAGCCGCCGAGCTCGTAGAAGCCGATCAGCACCTCGTGGCCGCGCACGTCGATGCGCTTGACGTCGCGCGGCTCGAGCGTCTGCCCCTCGCACGACGCCGGGAAGATGCGCGCCATGCGGAACCACGCGTCCTCGGGCACGTCGCCCTTGCCGATCGCGAGCAGCACGCCGAGGCGCGCCTCGGTGAAGAGAACGCCGTAGTGGTAGCGCGACAGCGCTTGGCGATCGACGTAGTAGCCGTGCGACACCTGGCCGACCTTCGGGTCGTAGAACAGCCCGAAGTTCGTGCGGTCGATGAGCGCCGTCGCGCGCTCGGAGAGCTCCGGCAGCGCGCGACGCACGACGACGAGACCCGTCGTCAGCCAGGCGAGGTCGACGAACGAGAGGAAGTTGCTCGTCCGCTCGAGCGAGGTGGTGTCGTAGAAGTTGTAGAAGTAGCCGCGGTGGGTCTCGAGGCGGTCGAGCGTGTCGAGGATCTGCGTCGCGCGCCGCACGGCGTCCTCGTGCGACACGAGACCGAGCTCCTTCGCGCCGACGATCGCGGCGAGCGCGAGCCCGATGTTGGTGACGTTGGTGTAGTCGCCGACGTGGGTGCCGTCGTCCTGACTCTCCTCGCCGACGACGTAGGCGACCTTGCGGATCGACGGCGGCGGCGCCGGCTTGCCGACGGTGACGTTGTCGACCGGCAGCCCGTTCTCGCGGTCCGACAGCGCGTCGATGCCGCGCCAGGTGTCGCGCGCGAGACGCTCGAGGAACTCGCGCTCGCCGCGCGGTAGCTCGCTCGGATCGACCAGCAGCCGGCTCGGCCAGCCGCGCAGCCGCGCGCGGATCAGCGGCTGCGCCGCGTCCTTGCCGCCGACCGACTCCTCCCACGCGCGCTTGCGCTGCGGGATCACCGGCAGCTCGTGCCAGGCGGCCGCGCCGTCGACGTGCGCGCCCTTGAAGGCGACCGGGCACGGCTCGCTCGCGCCGGCGGCGGGCTTGTCGGTGCTTGTCGGCTTCGGGTCGGGGCTCGTCTCCGCGCCCACCCCGACGCAGAGGATCACGAGCACACCGAGCACGAGCGACGCTCGCAAGGGGTGGGACACGTGCAACGGCCTCATGATGCCATCCGGGACCGAGGACCGCTAGCGACGATTTCGCGCGCTAGAGCGCCCAGTCGACGCGCTCGCGCGACGGCGGCTGGTAGGAGCAGAAGAGCCCGGTGCGCACGGCAAGGCGCAGGTGCTCCGCCAGGCGGGCGTCGTGCTGGCCGATGCGGCCGATCGCGTACTTGATGGCGCGCGTCACGGCGACCCGCGCACGCTCGTGCACGACCCGCGCGCGCCGCGCCCGCCCGTCGAGGCCGTAGCTGCGCGACAGCTCGTCCTCGAGCATGCCGATCTCGTTCTCGAGGCGCTCCATGCGTCCGCGGTCGTTGGCGGCGGTCGCCTCGTCGAGCTCGACGCGGGCCTGCTGGAGCCGCGCCGTGTACTGCTCGCGCGCCTGCGCGTCGAGCTCCTCGCCCGCGTCGCCCCAGACGAGCTCGCGCATCGAGCCGTTGCGCTGCCGCGCGTACGCCGCGTCGATCAGGTCGGTGACGTGCACCTCGCGCGTCGGCTCGGCGAGGAGCCGGGCGAGGTGCGCGAGCCCGATCATGTGCGGCAGGCGCGTCATGCGGCCCTCGAAGACGAGCGTCCACACGTCGCCGTCGCGGCGGAAGGTCGCGGCGCTCCGTGTGGCGTCTGCAATGGCGCTGGTCGCGGCTGCGGGCGCGAGCGACGCGGCCGGATGGGGTGCGGCGGCGTGCCCGGGCGACGCCGCGTGCGCGCTCTCTCGCGCCACCGCGGGCGCATGCTCGTCGTGAGCAGCGTGCTCGGCCGCGTCCGCCGCGGCTCGCCTCTCCTCGACCCAGCCCAGCAGCAGACCCATGCCGAGCGGACGCGCGATGCGCTCGGCCTCGTCGAGCAGCGCGTGCGCACGACGACGCGCGTCCGCGTCGCCGCGTCGCAGCAGCATCCCCGCCCAGGCGTGTCGGACGTGCGCCTGCCAGGGTGCCGCGCGCATGCGCTCGGCGAGCGCGAGCGCGTCCGCGAAGTGGCGCTCGGCGTCGTCGAAGCGTCCGAGCAGCCCGGCGAGCTGGCCGAGACGGTCGTCGACCGTGCCGACGAGCACGACCAGCGGCCGCGCGATCGCGACGCGCCCGGCATACGGACGCAGCAGATCGTAGAGCAGCTCGGCGCGGCGCTCGTCGCCGAGCCGGCAGCAGACGCTCGACAGCAGCACGAGCGCGGTGAGCCACGTCGAGTCGCGCGGCAGCGACGCGAAGCCGTCCGACGCCAGCGCGTCGAGCTCGCGCCGCGCCTCGGCGAGGCGACCGGACGCGGCGTAGAAGTCCGCGAGCCCGCAGCGCCACGCGGGCACGATTGCGGTTTCCGAGACGCTGGCGACGACCAGCGGCTCGACCTCCGCGAGGCGTCCCTGCTCGCCGCGCAGCAGGAAGAGCTGCTGCGCATAGTTCAGCACGGCCGTGCGCGCCTGCGCCTGCCCGCCGAGCCTGAGCGCCTCCGCGGCGAGCGCTTCGGCGTCGGCGTAGCGACCTTCGAGCAGCGCGATCGCGGTGTGGAAGCTCGCGAGGCTCCAGCGCAGGAACGGCTCGCGCGCGGCGCGCAGGCGCTGCTCGAAGATCGTAAACGCATGATCGAGACCCGCGCGGTCCCCGAGCTCCGCGAGGTCGCCGATGCGGAACACGAGCGCGTCGAGCTCGGCGGCGGGGGCGTTCCGCCGGCTGCGCACGATCTCATCGATGGTCGCGCTGCGCTCGGCGAGGTTGTCCGGACCGAGGAGCGCGGTGAGGCGCCGCGCAAGCACGAAGGCGAGCGTCGGTGGGTCACCCAGCTCGCGCGCCATCGCCGTCGCCTCGTCGGCGAGCGCGCGCCGCCGCTCGTGCGACCCCGGCGCGAGCAGCAGCCCGGCGGCGAGGCGCGCCATCACGCGGGCGCGCAGCGCGCTCGCGCCCGGCGGCAGCGTCGCGAGCGCCTCCTCGAGGAGATCGTTGCTCTCGACGTCGAGGACGCCGATCTCGGCGCGCACCGCCGCACAGCGCAGCGCCGTCTGCGCGAAGGTCTCGGTGCCCTCGCGCCGTGCGAGCACCACCGCGTCGCGCAGCACGACCTCGGCGCGCGACTGCTCACCGGTCGCGTGTAGCGCGCGACCGAGCCCGACGAGCACGCGCAGCCGCAGCGTTCTATCCGGCGCGACCTCGAGCGCGGACAGCGCGCGCTCGAAGTGGCGCGCCGCTTCCTCGAAGGCGAGCAGCTCGAGCGCCCGCTCGCCCGCGGCGCACGCCCAGCGCACGGCCTCGCGCGCGTCGCCGCCGCCGTCTGCGGCGGCGAGGAAGTGGTGTGCGAGCAGCGCCAGCCGATCGTCGTCGTCGACCGGCGCGTCGACGTCGCGCGCGAGCGCGCGCCCCGCCGCGGCGTGCAGACGCGCACGCTCGCTCGGCGCGAGATCGTCGTACAGCGTGTCGCGCAGCAGCACGTGGCCGAACGCGTAGCGCCGCAAGCGTCCAGGCACGGCGCGCACGAGGCCGAGCGCGAGCGGCTGCGCGAGCGCGTCAAGCAAGTTCTCGGGTGCCGCGTCGAGCACGCAGCCGAGCGTCTCGAGGTCGAACTCGCGGCCGACGACCGCTGCGGCCTGCAGGACGCGCAGCGCGTCTGGCGGCAGCGGCGCGAGACGCCGTCGCAGCAGCGCCGCCGCGCCCGCCGGGACGCCGCCTCGCCCCGCCGACGCGACGAGCTGCGCCATCTCGAGGACGAAGAACGGATTGCCTTCGCTGGTCGCGACGACGTGGTCGACGAGCTCGTCGGCCGGAGCAGCGCCGAGCCGGTCCGTGAGCAGCTCCTGCACGGCTTGGCGCGGCAATCCACCGAGCACGACCTGTCGACCGTGGCGCAGCGCGTCCTGGACGAGCGCCCCGGCCTCCGGACGCTGGCGCAGCTCGAGGTCGCGCAGCGTCACGAGCACGAGCAGCGGACAGCCGTCGAGCTCGCGCGCGACGAGCTGCAGAAGCAGCAGCGATCCGACGTCCGCCCAGTGCAGATCGTCGAGCACGAGCAGCAGCGGACGACCGCGCACGGCGGCGACGAGCGCCGTGGTCACGCCGTCGAGCAACGCGAAGCGCGCCCGCGCCGGGAGCTCGCTCGCGTCGGCCGCGTCGCTGCCCTCGCGCAGCAGCGCCACCGCGCCCGCGAGCCGCATCGCGACCGCACTCGACGTGACCGCCGCGGCACCGGACACGCCCTCCTCGATTGCGGCCGCGAACGCGCCGAGCGCCTGCGTCCACGGCCAGTACGCCGGCGCGGCCCCGCCCTCGTGACAGCGGCCCCAGACCACCGACATGCCGCGCGCGCGGGCGTCGCCGGCGAGAAAGGCCGCGGTGCGCGTCTTGCCGATGCCGGCGTCGCCGACCAGCGCGACGAGCTGCCCTTCGCCGCGCAGCGCCGCGTCGAGACCGGAGCGCAGCAACGCCAGCTCCGGGTCTCGCCCGACGAAGCGGCTTCGCTGCAGCTCGGACATCGAACGATCGCGGGTCGACGTGGGCCGCCCGCAGGCTAGCCCGCGTCGCTCCGCGATCGCAAGACGTCCGCTTCTCGAGGTGCGCTGCTAGGGCGTGAGCCTCACGAGCGCGACCTCGTTGCTCGTGCCGTTGCGCGTCGAGCCGCCGACGACGAGCCGACCGTCGGCCTGCAGGGCGACGCTCTGCGCCGAGTCGCTCGCGCCGAGCAGGTCGAGGGTGAGCGCGCCGCCCGCGCCGAACGAGGCGTCGAGCACGCCGCTCGGCTGGAACACGGCGAGCGCCATGTCGTTGACGGTCGCGCTCTCGGCCTGTCCGGCGAGCACGACGCGCCCGTCGGGCAGCAGCGCGAGCGTGCGCACGAAGTCGTCGCCGCCGTTGAAATCGTGGCTTGACACGCCGAGCGTCCCGAAGCTCGTGTCGAGCGCGCCGTCGGGGCGGAAGCGGGCGAGCAGGAAGTCGTAGCTCGCGCCGAGGATCGTCTGCACCGCGACCAGGATCCCGCCGTCGCTCGCGACCGCGACGCCCACCGCCTCGTCCCACGTGCCGCCCGAGAGGTCGATGCGCACGACGCCGTCGCCGCCGAAGCTCGGATCGAGCGTGCCGTCGGCGAGGAAGCGCACCACGCCGACGTCCGGGTTGGCGCCGCCGCTCGCGGCCACGCGGCCGACGAGGACGATCGCGCCGTCCGCCTGCAGCGCCGCCGCGCTCGCGAGGTCGGTCGCGCCGGCGATGTCGACGGTCGCGAGCCCGCCCGAGCCGAAGCTCGCGTCGAGCGCGCCGTTCGCGTCGTAGCGCGCGACCGCGAAGTCGTTCTCGCCGAGCACGACCGCGGCGTGTCCGGCGAGCACGATCTTGCCGTCGGGCTGCAGCAGGATGCGGTAGGCGCGGTCGGTCGAGCCGAAGAAATCGGTCACCGCGACGCCGGCGCTGCCGAAGGTCGCGTCGAGCGTGCCGTCCGCGAGGTAGCGCGCGAGCGCGAAGTCGCTGCGCCCGCTGAAGGTCTGCGAGACGTAGCCGGCGACGAGGATCCGGCCGTCGGTCGTGACGACGACGTCGTACGCCTCGACGTCGATGCCGGTGCCGAACGCGACGCCGACGACGCCGCCCGCGCCGAAGCTCGCGTCGAGCGTGCCGTCCGCGTGGTAGCGCGCGAGGTGGCGCGGGCCGAGCACCAGCAGCTTGCCGTCGGCCTGGGCGGCGATCGCGCGCGCGGCGCTGCTCCAGGTCGCGGTGACGAGGCCGCCGCTGCCGAAGCTCGGGTCGAGCGCCCCCGAAGGCGCCGGCGTGTCGCAGGTCACGACGACGTCGACGACGTTCGCCGTGCCGACCGTGCCGCTGCCGTTCGTGACCGAGCACACCTGCAGCGGGCTCGTCGGCTGCGTCGCGACGCGCACCTGGTAGCTCGCTCCCTCGAGGAAGTCGTAGGGCAAGGTGAACGGTCCGTCGCTCGCGATCTCGACGCTCGCACCGGTGATCGCCTCCTCGATCTCGAGGCCCGTGCCTTCGAGGCCGCTCACCGTGCCGCCCACCGTGTACGTCGGCGGCGGCTCGACCCAGTCGTCGTCGACGATCGTGACGACCGTCGTCGCCTGCGCGCCGGTCGCGCAGCCGTGCTCCGTCGTGAGCTCGAGCACGACGGTCTCATCGGGCTCGCCCGCGCGGTCGTCGAGGATCGGCACCGTCAGCGAGCGCGACCCCGACTCGCGTCGGTTGAACACGACGATCGGCGCGGGACGCTGCCAGTCGAGGCCGACCGTCGCGGTGGACGCGCCCGGTGTGAT containing:
- the ugpC gene encoding sn-glycerol-3-phosphate ABC transporter ATP-binding protein UgpC, producing MASVAFEHVDKTYPNGARAIVDLDLEIADGELVVLVGPSGCGKSTLLRLVAGLERPTRGTLRIGGKVANDLTPRERNVAMVFQDYALYPHKTVRGNLEFPLRMRGLSRAEIAKRIAWVADVLDIGAVLDRLPRQLSGGQQQRVAMGRALVREPTVFLLDEPLSNLDAKLRVEVRAEIAELQRRLATTMLYVTHDQTEAMTLGQRVAVLRAGKLLQVAPPRELYERPADAFVAGFIGNPPMNLLAATVRARDGDRIVLDVAGQEIAPPPELAALVAREPARELTVGIRPEAFVDPAAEPSASVLATTVEHVEWLGHETLAHVRLRSASGSTPDGDAPGLIARLPGLQELRREQELRLAVPPAAVHLFRGDGSVIAAR
- a CDS encoding glucoamylase family protein; protein product: MSHPLRASLVLGVLVILCVGVGAETSPDPKPTSTDKPAAGASEPCPVAFKGAHVDGAAAWHELPVIPQRKRAWEESVGGKDAAQPLIRARLRGWPSRLLVDPSELPRGEREFLERLARDTWRGIDALSDRENGLPVDNVTVGKPAPPPSIRKVAYVVGEESQDDGTHVGDYTNVTNIGLALAAIVGAKELGLVSHEDAVRRATQILDTLDRLETHRGYFYNFYDTTSLERTSNFLSFVDLAWLTTGLVVVRRALPELSERATALIDRTNFGLFYDPKVGQVSHGYYVDRQALSRYHYGVLFTEARLGVLLAIGKGDVPEDAWFRMARIFPASCEGQTLEPRDVKRIDVRGHEVLIGFYELGGYRYVPSWGGSMFEALMPTLVLDEMRYAPRGLGENGRVHAAVQERYAARELGYPTWGISPSAMPGSEGYLEYGVPVLGVRGYRVGALTPHAAALALAVRPKEAAAALRRFADEFPMYGEYGLYDAVDPVSREVAYRYLAVDQSMLFVALVNHLTGGAVQKHFASDPIVQRVLPLIADESYF
- a CDS encoding AAA family ATPase, producing the protein MSELQRSRFVGRDPELALLRSGLDAALRGEGQLVALVGDAGIGKTRTAAFLAGDARARGMSVVWGRCHEGGAAPAYWPWTQALGAFAAAIEEGVSGAAAVTSSAVAMRLAGAVALLREGSDAADASELPARARFALLDGVTTALVAAVRGRPLLLVLDDLHWADVGSLLLLQLVARELDGCPLLVLVTLRDLELRQRPEAGALVQDALRHGRQVVLGGLPRQAVQELLTDRLGAAPADELVDHVVATSEGNPFFVLEMAQLVASAGRGGVPAGAAALLRRRLAPLPPDALRVLQAAAVVGREFDLETLGCVLDAAPENLLDALAQPLALGLVRAVPGRLRRYAFGHVLLRDTLYDDLAPSERARLHAAAGRALARDVDAPVDDDDRLALLAHHFLAAADGGGDAREAVRWACAAGERALELLAFEEAARHFERALSALEVAPDRTLRLRVLVGLGRALHATGEQSRAEVVLRDAVVLARREGTETFAQTALRCAAVRAEIGVLDVESNDLLEEALATLPPGASALRARVMARLAAGLLLAPGSHERRRALADEATAMARELGDPPTLAFVLARRLTALLGPDNLAERSATIDEIVRSRRNAPAAELDALVFRIGDLAELGDRAGLDHAFTIFEQRLRAAREPFLRWSLASFHTAIALLEGRYADAEALAAEALRLGGQAQARTAVLNYAQQLFLLRGEQGRLAEVEPLVVASVSETAIVPAWRCGLADFYAASGRLAEARRELDALASDGFASLPRDSTWLTALVLLSSVCCRLGDERRAELLYDLLRPYAGRVAIARPLVVLVGTVDDRLGQLAGLLGRFDDAERHFADALALAERMRAAPWQAHVRHAWAGMLLRRGDADARRRAHALLDEAERIARPLGMGLLLGWVEERRAAADAAEHAAHDEHAPAVARESAHAASPGHAAAPHPAASLAPAAATSAIADATRSAATFRRDGDVWTLVFEGRMTRLPHMIGLAHLARLLAEPTREVHVTDLIDAAYARQRNGSMRELVWGDAGEELDAQAREQYTARLQQARVELDEATAANDRGRMERLENEIGMLEDELSRSYGLDGRARRARVVHERARVAVTRAIKYAIGRIGQHDARLAEHLRLAVRTGLFCSYQPPSRERVDWAL
- a CDS encoding Calx-beta domain-containing protein, yielding MLFATCGLVLLAARPAAAEPLYRWQFSEWREVEHLGGLAAVLVPEPLHEQWGDFVRQEWDFLAGTFFQTPASMTAIGHSDGNVFWAKAIAPLRGGVAGNTIGGEALISVEKEYVRVEDGPFLRFTYSTAHLEVVDFGSGRPPWFGPSARIEMDVTVRDFNERQRWGMSQVALARADLGVDLEDVFDDIWVLDLSGEIRGDNGVVLATGPRWQWDCDTCGDPAYGFHRPKLDGPYTERIVLDGVPMHTGFTVRFDLVAAALDRGQGETAASAYAKDPLSEDDLGPTEGVTIEHAGIVEVEIPRCPFPGLEGVACLLDAGMPPARCLADELPTNVTRPAARARALVDQALAATTETKRRSLGKRIVNALRSADRALARRQNAKRGPKPSVLCGADTHGVLQRAMARAGAVVCAPSAGLLSFAAASYEVSEDAGSVTVEITRTGGSDGKVTATITPGASTATVGLDWQRPAPIVVFNRRESGSRSLTVPILDDRAGEPDETVVLELTTEHGCATGAQATTVVTIVDDDWVEPPPTYTVGGTVSGLEGTGLEIEEAITGASVEIASDGPFTLPYDFLEGASYQVRVATQPTSPLQVCSVTNGSGTVGTANVVDVVVTCDTPAPSGALDPSFGSGGLVTATWSSAARAIAAQADGKLLVLGPRHLARYHADGTLDASFGAGGVVGVAFGTGIDVEAYDVVVTTDGRILVAGYVSQTFSGRSDFALARYLADGTLDATFGSAGVAVTDFFGSTDRAYRILLQPDGKIVLAGHAAVVLGENDFAVARYDANGALDASFGSGGLATVDIAGATDLASAAALQADGAIVLVGRVAASGGANPDVGVVRFLADGTLDPSFGGDGVVRIDLSGGTWDEAVGVAVASDGGILVAVQTILGASYDFLLARFRPDGALDTSFGTLGVSSHDFNGGDDFVRTLALLPDGRVVLAGQAESATVNDMALAVFQPSGVLDASFGAGGALTLDLLGASDSAQSVALQADGRLVVGGSTRNGTSNEVALVRLTP